Proteins encoded by one window of Leptotrichia sp. OH3620_COT-345:
- a CDS encoding autotransporter-associated N-terminal domain-containing protein has translation MSNNLKRMEKDLRALAKRCKDIKYTRALLLSFLLMGMLTFSEGLTSPEVKSTENAISQTRKELNTSIKDLHTSFKQAKRENNRLLKNANLELIQLME, from the coding sequence ATGAGTAATAATTTAAAAAGAATGGAAAAGGACTTAAGGGCATTGGCAAAAAGATGTAAAGACATAAAGTATACAAGAGCACTTTTGTTAAGTTTCCTTTTAATGGGGATGTTGACGTTTTCAGAAGGATTGACATCGCCTGAAGTAAAGAGTACTGAAAATGCGATAAGTCAGACGAGAAAAGAATTGAATACATCAATAAAAGATTTACATACATCATTTAAGCAGGCAAAGAGGGAGAACAACAGATTACTGAAAAATGCAAATCTTGAATTAATACAATTAATGGAA